The genomic interval AGTCGGCGTCGGCCCGCATTACGCTTCCATCGGGCGCTGACGGGATCAGGGTGACGGCTTTCACGGGAGGCTACGGTTCGCGGGAACAGGCGGTGCAGACCTCGGCCCGGGGAAACGTCGTCGAGGCCCAGACCACCCGTACTCTGGGGATTCGCGAGGGCCTGACGGTGGCTGTGGCCTGGAATCCGGGATTGGTGACCCGTCCTGGGCCAGTGGACGTGGCCGCTGAGTTCCTCTGGAACAACTGGCTGTTCATCGTTCCTATCCTGGTCTTCGCCGCCATGTACCTGCTGTGGTCGAAGCGGGGGCGCGATCCTCGGTTGCGTCCGACGGTGGCCCGCTACCAGCCCCCGGAGGACCTCAGCCCAGCCGAGGTCGGGACGCTGGCCGATCATCGGCCCGACATGCGCGACATCGTGGCCACGGTGGTGGAGCTGGCGGTGCGCGGATTCATCCGCATCGAGGAATACAAGAAGGAGAAATGGCTGGGGCTTTCTTCCGAGCGGGATTACCGCTTCCGGCTCTTGAAAGAGCGTTCTCAATGGGGCGGCCTGAAGAGTCACCAGCGCTCCGTCCTGGACGGGATCTTCAAGTCAGGCGATTCGGTAACTCTTTCCAGCCTCAAGAACAAGTTCTACAAGGAGCTGCCCGGCATCAAGAAGGACATCTTTGCCTCGCTCATTTCCAAGCACTACTACACCCGCCGTCCCGACCGTGTCAGGGCCTTTTACCTGGCGGGCGCCGGCGTCTTGGCCGTGCTGACCATACCGGTGGCGGGCGCCGGTTTCATGGGACTGCCCCTGCTGAGCATCCTCATCCCCGGAGTCTTGTCTGCCGCTATCGTAGCCGTCTTCGGTTGGCTGATGCCGGCCCGCACCGTGGCCGGAGGCCGGGCCCTGGAAGAGATCCTGGGATTCGAGGAGTTTATGGAACGGGTGGAATCAGACCGCTACAAGCGCATGATCACCGGCCCTGAGATGTTCGAGAAGTACCTGCCCTACGCCATCGCCTTAGGTGTGGATGAGCAGTGGGCCGCGGCCTTCGAGGACATGCTGGAGAAGGCTCCCGAGTGGTATTCGGGTCCCAGCGGAGTGCACTTCAACTCCAGCAGCTTCACTTCAGGGCTCGGCCGCATGTCGACTCAAGCGGCCACAGCCATGGCCTCGGCCCCGCGCAGTTCCGGGAGTTCCGGTTTCAGCGGCGGAGGCGGTTTCAGCGGCGGCGGAGGCGGCGGCGGCGGCACGGGAGGTTTCTAGGGCAGTCGGTCATCGATTCTGAGCCAGGGCCTCTCTTTCGGGTCCCTTCTGAAAGGGACAGATTCGCCACCCCAGCGACTGTGTTAAAAGTCAAGTCCGGGCTCGCTGAAGGCGAGCGATTCGCCAGCCCAGGGTCAGCCCCGGCGAGCGCCAGCGAGACGGCGGCGCCACCCTGGGTTCAGGACAGCGAAGGTTTCAAACGCTGAAAGCGTGGGATAACGTAACGGGTGGCTTAGAACTCTTGGCCGATGCACATAGGCGCAGGGGATCGGCGCTTTGCGCAGGTGGCTTTAGCCGATATGCTGTAGGGAGTGATGAAGCGAATCGTCGTCCTGGCCCTGCTCGTAATCCTGCTGGTGGCAGGATTTTTCGTCTACCGGTTGACCGAGCGCATCGGCGAGGGCAAAGAGACCGTCGATTTTGCAGATCCTTCCCAGCGTCCGCGGGTGGGAGAGATGACGTTCCAGTCGCCTCAGAAGCGATTCCGGCTGGCCGATTTGCAGGGCAAGGTGGTGCTGGTCGATGTCTGGGCC from Acidobacteriota bacterium carries:
- a CDS encoding DUF2207 domain-containing protein gives rise to the protein MRIIRLILAVLLLLLLQGTLLSARTLTLESFHADIEVRPDGDIVVTETLRPRFSGSWNGIFRFIPVQYRSPRGFNYRLWFYLQEVTDGSGNALRHKSFRERHYLKFQIWIPGARDTVKTVKIRYRVSKALLFFEEHDELYWNVTGDESAIPIESASARITLPSGADGIRVTAFTGGYGSREQAVQTSARGNVVEAQTTRTLGIREGLTVAVAWNPGLVTRPGPVDVAAEFLWNNWLFIVPILVFAAMYLLWSKRGRDPRLRPTVARYQPPEDLSPAEVGTLADHRPDMRDIVATVVELAVRGFIRIEEYKKEKWLGLSSERDYRFRLLKERSQWGGLKSHQRSVLDGIFKSGDSVTLSSLKNKFYKELPGIKKDIFASLISKHYYTRRPDRVRAFYLAGAGVLAVLTIPVAGAGFMGLPLLSILIPGVLSAAIVAVFGWLMPARTVAGGRALEEILGFEEFMERVESDRYKRMITGPEMFEKYLPYAIALGVDEQWAAAFEDMLEKAPEWYSGPSGVHFNSSSFTSGLGRMSTQAATAMASAPRSSGSSGFSGGGGFSGGGGGGGGTGGF